One Halobacterium zhouii genomic region harbors:
- a CDS encoding homoserine kinase, which produces MIAVRAPATSANLGSGFDTFGVALDRPADVVRVERAAETTIEVTGLGSQYIPEDPAQNTAGVVADALDAPAHIRIDKGVRPSSGLGSSAASAAGAAVALDALYDRNLGDEELVRVAAEGEAAVSGDAHADNVGPAILGGFTIVRDDGIEHVNASLSLVACLPDFVVSTSDAREVVPESASMDDVVDTVGSAATLTLGMCRNDPALVGRGLEERVVTPARARLVDGYDAVRDAALDAGATGVTVSGAGPAVLAVCLPTAQRRVAGALVEAFDDAGVDATAYRTGIGGGASILRGTP; this is translated from the coding sequence ATGATAGCAGTTCGCGCGCCGGCGACGAGCGCCAACCTCGGCAGCGGATTCGACACGTTCGGGGTGGCGCTCGACCGGCCCGCGGACGTGGTTCGCGTCGAGCGCGCCGCGGAGACAACCATCGAGGTGACCGGACTCGGGTCGCAGTACATCCCCGAAGACCCCGCGCAGAACACCGCCGGCGTCGTCGCCGACGCGCTCGACGCGCCCGCACACATCCGCATCGACAAGGGCGTCCGCCCCTCGTCGGGACTCGGCTCCTCGGCCGCGAGCGCCGCCGGCGCCGCCGTCGCGCTCGACGCGCTCTACGACCGGAATCTCGGCGACGAGGAACTCGTGCGCGTCGCCGCCGAGGGTGAGGCCGCCGTTTCCGGTGACGCCCACGCTGACAACGTCGGACCCGCGATCCTCGGCGGATTCACGATCGTCCGCGACGACGGTATCGAGCACGTGAACGCGTCGCTCTCCCTGGTCGCGTGTCTCCCGGATTTTGTCGTCTCCACCAGCGACGCCCGTGAGGTCGTTCCCGAGAGCGCGTCGATGGACGACGTCGTCGACACCGTCGGGTCCGCGGCCACGCTCACGCTCGGCATGTGCCGGAACGACCCTGCGCTCGTCGGACGCGGCCTGGAGGAACGCGTCGTCACGCCCGCGCGAGCGCGACTCGTCGACGGCTACGACGCCGTCCGGGACGCCGCGCTCGACGCAGGCGCGACGGGCGTCACGGTCAGCGGTGCGGGCCCGGCGGTGCTCGCGGTCTGTCTCCCGACTGCTCAGCGCCGCGTCGCCGGTGCGCTCGTGGAGGCGTTCGACGACGCTGGCGTCGACGCCACCGCGTACCGAACCGGAATCGGGGGTGGGGCGTCGATTCTTCGAGGCACTCCCTGA
- a CDS encoding NAD(P)/FAD-dependent oxidoreductase, whose product MIAIVGGGIAGLAAAHRLQGHGHDVRVFEASDSVGGLAATRETAGDPIETFYHHLSASEETIVELIEELGLGDDLRWPIGKNAYYVDGTVHPMDTPWEILAFPHWSVYDTFRLGMLMLDVDVRGGVPSFDTYDRLEDFEDVSVKEFCIEHTTRNVYETFFQPLLRAKFGDRVSDVSAAWLLGRIKFRGERDLLRGEPLGYLDGGFGRLNAALVDAVGRENIETNARVTNLGVADGTARTVTVERSGGAGQGDGDDTAQSDGGGSARSVADTAFDWQGEETFDVDAVVVAAMPNVLEELTGYECDITFQGTVCSLVSMDRQLTDTYWLNIADDAPFGALIEHTNFISEERYGGEHLLYVPKYIQSPEDEVWQMSDDEVEEHWLAGLEDLFPSFDRSHVNWIETARNPRTAPVYERGYLDMVIPYHLEESVGDGVYYAGMASRAQYPERSLNGGIVAGYECADRIAGERETTGRNSERRDG is encoded by the coding sequence ATGATTGCCATCGTCGGGGGCGGCATCGCGGGGCTGGCGGCCGCGCACCGACTCCAGGGCCACGGCCACGACGTCCGCGTGTTCGAGGCGTCGGACTCGGTCGGCGGCCTCGCGGCGACGCGGGAGACGGCGGGCGACCCCATCGAGACGTTCTACCACCACCTCTCGGCGTCCGAGGAGACCATCGTGGAGTTGATCGAGGAACTCGGCCTCGGCGACGACCTGCGGTGGCCCATCGGAAAGAACGCGTACTACGTCGACGGCACCGTCCACCCGATGGACACACCGTGGGAGATCCTGGCGTTCCCGCACTGGAGCGTCTACGACACGTTCCGTCTCGGAATGTTGATGCTGGACGTGGACGTTCGCGGCGGCGTCCCCTCCTTCGACACGTACGACAGACTCGAGGATTTCGAGGACGTCTCCGTCAAGGAGTTCTGCATCGAACACACCACGCGGAACGTCTACGAGACGTTCTTCCAGCCGCTCCTGCGAGCGAAGTTCGGGGACCGCGTGAGCGACGTGAGCGCGGCGTGGCTGCTCGGCCGCATCAAGTTCCGCGGCGAACGCGACCTGCTGCGCGGCGAACCCCTGGGGTATCTCGACGGCGGGTTCGGGCGCCTGAACGCCGCGCTGGTCGACGCGGTCGGACGCGAGAACATCGAGACGAACGCGCGCGTGACGAACCTCGGCGTCGCGGACGGCACAGCCCGGACGGTGACCGTGGAGCGAAGCGGCGGCGCGGGCCAGGGTGACGGCGACGATACAGCGCAGTCCGACGGCGGCGGTTCGGCCCGCTCAGTCGCCGACACGGCCTTCGACTGGCAGGGCGAGGAGACCTTCGACGTGGACGCCGTGGTGGTCGCGGCGATGCCGAACGTCCTCGAGGAGCTCACGGGCTACGAGTGCGACATCACGTTCCAGGGGACGGTGTGCTCGCTCGTGAGCATGGACCGCCAGCTCACGGACACGTACTGGCTGAACATCGCGGACGACGCGCCCTTCGGCGCGCTCATCGAGCACACGAACTTCATCTCCGAGGAGCGCTACGGCGGCGAACACCTCCTGTACGTCCCGAAGTACATCCAGAGTCCCGAAGACGAGGTCTGGCAGATGAGCGACGACGAGGTCGAAGAGCACTGGCTCGCGGGCCTGGAGGACCTCTTCCCGTCGTTCGACCGGAGCCACGTCAACTGGATCGAGACGGCCCGGAACCCCCGCACCGCGCCGGTCTACGAGCGCGGCTACCTCGACATGGTGATTCCGTACCACCTCGAGGAGTCGGTGGGCGACGGCGTCTACTACGCGGGGATGGCCTCGCGCGCTCAGTACCCCGAGCGTTCGCTGAACGGCGGCATCGTCGCTGGCTACGAGTGTGCGGACCGAATCGCTGGTGAGAGAGAAACGACGGGGAGAAACAGCGAGCGCCGGGACGGATAA
- the pdxS gene encoding pyridoxal 5'-phosphate synthase lyase subunit PdxS: MTETDLEDLRRGSDLVKRGFAKMQKGGVIMDVVDAEQARIAEEAGAVAVMALEAVPADIRKRGGVARMADPADVEEIIDAVSIPVMGKSRIGHRKEAQILQAVGVDMIDESEVLTPADDKYHIDKREFTAPFVCGARNLGEALRRIDEGAAMIRTKGEAGTGDVNQAVHHQRAIKGAIRELEGMNHEEREMWARENEAPADLVHETADMGRLPVVNFAAGGIATPADAALMMHHECDGIFVGSGIFGAEDPESMGRAVVDAVNNWDDPERLADISANIGSGMKGEANADLPEEEQMQGRGN, encoded by the coding sequence ATGACCGAGACCGACCTGGAGGACTTGCGACGCGGCAGCGACCTGGTGAAACGCGGCTTCGCGAAGATGCAGAAGGGCGGCGTCATCATGGACGTCGTGGACGCCGAGCAGGCCCGAATCGCGGAGGAAGCGGGCGCCGTCGCGGTGATGGCCCTGGAGGCCGTCCCGGCGGACATCCGGAAGCGCGGCGGCGTGGCGCGGATGGCGGACCCGGCGGACGTCGAGGAGATCATCGACGCCGTCTCCATCCCGGTGATGGGGAAGTCCCGCATCGGCCACCGGAAGGAAGCCCAGATTCTGCAGGCGGTGGGCGTGGACATGATCGACGAGTCCGAAGTCCTCACGCCGGCGGACGACAAGTACCACATCGACAAGCGCGAGTTCACGGCGCCGTTCGTCTGTGGCGCGCGGAACCTCGGCGAGGCGCTCCGGCGCATCGACGAGGGCGCGGCGATGATCCGCACGAAGGGCGAGGCGGGCACGGGCGACGTGAATCAGGCGGTCCACCACCAGCGCGCCATCAAGGGCGCCATCCGCGAACTCGAGGGGATGAACCACGAGGAACGCGAGATGTGGGCTCGCGAGAACGAGGCGCCCGCTGACCTCGTCCACGAGACCGCCGACATGGGTCGACTGCCGGTCGTGAACTTCGCGGCGGGCGGCATCGCGACGCCCGCGGACGCGGCGCTGATGATGCACCACGAGTGCGACGGCATCTTCGTCGGGTCGGGCATCTTCGGCGCGGAGGACCCCGAGTCGATGGGTCGCGCGGTCGTCGACGCCGTGAACAACTGGGACGACCCGGAGCGCCTCGCGGACATCTCCGCGAACATCGGGTCGGGCATGAAAGGCGAGGCGAACGCCGACCTGCCCGAGGAAGAGCAGATGCAGGGTCGCGGGAACTAA
- a CDS encoding DUF1405 domain-containing protein, translated as MSLSSRVSLSGDETLPERAALPWYVAPLPEKLENLALRYAWLIVAINLAGTAFGFWYYRFQLRATQLVAWPLVPDSPVATLFIGLSLAAYKLDWDADWLHALAFFGTLKLGFWTPFVQLVVNGQGALWWGMYWFLILSHLAMVLEAFVIHRYATFSVPAVALAVAWYAGNDLVDYFLTVLGGPHHTILRAEVVGAAVDHSLAAHDLAAAAAVALTILATFLALATRVKTLETRAAD; from the coding sequence ATGTCGCTGTCGTCGCGGGTGTCGTTGTCGGGGGACGAAACGCTCCCCGAGCGCGCCGCGCTCCCGTGGTACGTCGCGCCGCTCCCGGAGAAACTGGAGAACCTGGCGCTCCGGTACGCGTGGCTCATCGTCGCTATCAATCTCGCGGGCACCGCGTTCGGCTTCTGGTACTACCGCTTCCAGCTTCGGGCGACCCAACTGGTGGCGTGGCCGCTCGTCCCCGACAGCCCCGTGGCGACGCTGTTCATCGGGCTGTCGCTTGCCGCGTACAAACTCGACTGGGACGCAGACTGGCTGCACGCGCTGGCGTTCTTCGGGACCCTCAAGCTCGGGTTCTGGACGCCGTTCGTCCAGCTCGTCGTGAACGGCCAGGGCGCCCTCTGGTGGGGGATGTACTGGTTCCTGATTCTGAGCCACCTCGCGATGGTGCTCGAGGCGTTCGTCATCCACCGCTACGCGACGTTCTCCGTTCCCGCAGTCGCACTCGCCGTCGCGTGGTACGCCGGTAACGACCTCGTGGATTACTTCCTCACCGTGCTCGGCGGCCCGCACCACACCATCCTGCGCGCGGAAGTCGTCGGCGCCGCCGTCGACCACTCGCTGGCTGCCCACGACCTCGCGGCGGCCGCGGCGGTCGCGCTCACGATTCTCGCGACGTTCCTCGCGCTCGCCACGCGCGTCAAAACGCTCGAGACTCGCGCTGCGGACTGA
- a CDS encoding helix-turn-helix domain-containing protein — translation MDRLASCIDDVQSIELDNAFYVEDGKWIESLTVSTTEPFDAEEVVFGISGTTYFYGQTVPTGSSDRYAVRMMVLTNESYPFILGLILRAEAIPNRIVLTQGVFEIVLTTRTWDGFRDLADEIEASLGRFDLASVNKIASPGEPLDSGRLTEVLVTKLPDAQLQTLEIAYTMGYFEVPREVSATDVADELGVAQSTMSERLRTAEQNLLEIVYGPRH, via the coding sequence ATCGACCGGCTCGCGTCGTGCATCGATGATGTCCAGAGTATCGAGTTGGACAACGCCTTCTACGTCGAGGACGGGAAATGGATCGAGTCGTTGACGGTGTCGACAACCGAGCCCTTCGACGCCGAGGAGGTCGTGTTCGGTATCTCGGGGACGACGTACTTCTACGGGCAGACGGTGCCGACCGGCTCGTCCGACCGGTACGCGGTTCGGATGATGGTCCTCACGAACGAATCGTACCCGTTCATTCTCGGACTGATCTTGCGCGCAGAAGCGATTCCGAACCGAATCGTGCTGACGCAGGGGGTGTTCGAGATTGTGTTGACGACGCGGACGTGGGACGGGTTCCGTGACCTCGCAGACGAGATAGAGGCATCGCTAGGAAGATTCGATTTGGCGAGTGTGAACAAAATCGCGTCCCCTGGCGAACCCCTCGACAGCGGGCGGCTGACGGAGGTGTTAGTGACGAAACTCCCGGACGCACAGTTGCAGACGCTGGAAATAGCGTACACGATGGGGTACTTCGAGGTACCGCGAGAGGTGTCGGCGACAGACGTGGCGGACGAACTGGGGGTGGCGCAGTCGACGATGAGCGAACGCCTTCGAACGGCAGAGCAGAACCTTCTAGAGATTGTCTACGGCCCGCGGCACTGA
- a CDS encoding RDD family protein: MSGYSKQPDRDDTDIIGSRIGAQLVDSIIMVVLFFIGSFIGGLVGGFIGAFAGSDGIAGGATLLGILVGIAAALFYAFLLEGAWDGYTVGKRVFGIKVVKETGETLDYGAAFVRNLLRIIDGLFYYVVGFIAMAASDKRQRIGDRVAGTVVVREEN, from the coding sequence ATGTCAGGATACTCGAAGCAGCCGGACCGCGACGATACCGACATCATCGGCTCGCGGATCGGCGCACAACTCGTCGACTCGATAATTATGGTCGTGCTGTTCTTCATCGGTTCGTTCATCGGCGGACTTGTTGGCGGATTCATCGGTGCGTTCGCTGGCAGTGATGGGATTGCCGGTGGTGCCACTCTGCTTGGTATTCTCGTCGGAATTGCTGCCGCGCTGTTCTACGCCTTCCTGCTCGAGGGCGCGTGGGACGGCTACACTGTGGGCAAGCGGGTGTTCGGAATCAAGGTCGTCAAGGAGACCGGAGAGACCCTGGACTACGGCGCCGCGTTCGTCCGCAACCTTCTCCGCATCATCGACGGCCTGTTCTACTACGTCGTCGGTTTCATCGCGATGGCCGCCAGCGACAAGCGCCAGCGCATCGGCGACCGCGTCGCCGGCACTGTCGTCGTTCGCGAGGAGAACTGA
- a CDS encoding histidine kinase N-terminal 7TM domain-containing protein, with protein sequence MALQATPYTLPLVVCGFAFAVFAVHLARQWNEQSRDVQYAIPLLLATAVWMLGYAAELSVTTTDAQLLFAKIEYAGNVTAPLLWFTFVLSYLGYDDLLDRRWRLALAVPPVVTYALVVTYPATTLVWTSTETISKGGFVALHTGHGPVFYAFMVYIYALVAVSMWLLARRLAAGASIYRRQTTGLLVGAFVPAVAGLVYISGANPFPAVNLPALAFIVTAGAVAWSVARNELFRLAPVAWETVVQEFDSAVFVLDDADRVVTANPAGRELAAAAVGAHAGEALTPALGGDCWRRSGQHECDAFRDGERHVFEVSVASVERGTSRLGRTVTVRDVTERHAREQRLEEFANVVSHDLRNPLNVAKGNLELGRERGDDDHFEETADALDRMERIIDDLLTLAREERAERDHATVSLAATARTAWQLVDATDANGTLEVGGDRELAADETALLRLLENLFRNAVEHGSASPALQARQDAVEHGSPDGLTASDDVAADGSHSAVAVRVGATEDGFFVADDGPGIPMDEREQVFDRGYTTNDEGTGFGLAIVEQIAGAHDWTVALAESEDGGARFEFTVE encoded by the coding sequence ATGGCTCTGCAGGCGACTCCGTACACGCTCCCGCTGGTGGTGTGCGGATTCGCGTTTGCGGTGTTCGCCGTTCACCTCGCGCGCCAATGGAACGAGCAGTCGCGGGACGTCCAGTACGCCATTCCGCTGCTGCTGGCGACGGCAGTCTGGATGCTCGGGTACGCCGCCGAACTCTCGGTCACGACGACGGACGCCCAACTCCTGTTCGCGAAGATCGAGTACGCTGGGAACGTCACCGCGCCACTGCTCTGGTTCACGTTCGTCCTCTCGTACCTCGGGTACGACGACCTCCTGGACCGCCGCTGGCGTCTGGCGCTCGCCGTCCCGCCCGTCGTGACGTACGCCCTCGTGGTCACGTACCCAGCCACCACCCTCGTCTGGACGAGCACGGAGACCATATCCAAGGGCGGGTTCGTGGCGCTCCATACCGGCCACGGACCTGTGTTCTACGCGTTCATGGTGTACATCTACGCGCTTGTGGCTGTCTCGATGTGGTTACTCGCGCGACGACTCGCCGCGGGCGCATCGATATACAGGCGGCAGACCACGGGGTTGCTCGTCGGTGCGTTCGTACCAGCCGTCGCCGGTCTCGTCTACATCTCCGGAGCCAACCCGTTTCCCGCGGTGAACCTCCCGGCGCTCGCGTTCATCGTCACTGCCGGCGCGGTCGCGTGGAGCGTCGCGCGCAACGAACTGTTCCGGCTCGCGCCGGTCGCCTGGGAGACCGTCGTCCAGGAGTTCGACAGCGCCGTCTTCGTCCTCGACGACGCCGACCGCGTCGTCACCGCCAACCCCGCGGGACGCGAGCTCGCGGCCGCCGCGGTCGGTGCGCACGCTGGCGAGGCGTTGACGCCAGCTCTCGGCGGGGACTGCTGGCGGCGGTCCGGTCAGCACGAATGCGACGCATTCCGTGACGGCGAGCGCCACGTCTTCGAGGTGTCGGTCGCCTCCGTCGAACGCGGCACGTCGCGTCTCGGTCGCACTGTGACGGTTCGCGACGTGACCGAACGCCACGCCCGAGAGCAGCGTCTCGAGGAGTTCGCGAACGTCGTCAGTCACGACCTCCGGAACCCCCTGAACGTCGCCAAAGGGAATCTCGAACTCGGCCGAGAAAGGGGGGACGACGACCACTTCGAGGAGACCGCCGACGCGCTCGACCGCATGGAGCGTATCATCGACGACCTCCTCACGCTCGCTCGCGAGGAACGCGCCGAACGCGACCACGCGACCGTCTCACTCGCCGCGACTGCGCGCACCGCCTGGCAGTTGGTCGACGCGACGGACGCGAACGGAACACTCGAAGTGGGCGGCGACCGCGAACTCGCGGCCGACGAGACGGCGCTCCTGCGACTTCTCGAGAACCTCTTCCGGAACGCCGTCGAACACGGTTCGGCGAGCCCTGCCTTGCAGGCTCGCCAGGACGCCGTGGAACACGGTTCGCCGGACGGATTGACTGCGTCGGACGACGTCGCCGCCGACGGAAGTCACTCGGCCGTCGCCGTACGCGTCGGCGCGACCGAGGACGGCTTCTTCGTCGCTGACGACGGCCCCGGTATCCCGATGGACGAGCGCGAACAGGTCTTCGATCGCGGCTACACCACGAACGACGAGGGAACCGGGTTCGGGCTCGCCATCGTCGAACAGATCGCGGGCGCCCACGACTGGACCGTCGCACTCGCGGAGAGCGAGGACGGCGGCGCGCGCTTCGAGTTCACTGTCGAGTGA